In Salvelinus namaycush isolate Seneca chromosome 37, SaNama_1.0, whole genome shotgun sequence, the following are encoded in one genomic region:
- the LOC120031620 gene encoding high affinity nerve growth factor receptor-like has product MAVGSAPWAAPLALVLLAITLAVPALGGCPSACRCSFAMLQCLEPNGIATIPALALQESENVTEIYIENQADLENITEVDLANYRELKNLTVTFCRLAYISANAFQHNIKLQYVNLASNSLEHISWKVFHFLPLLNLVLRDNPLECSCDIHWLQQWQLNDHSDLDNQPLHCLSNGHARRLDSLVMENCTVPDVAIVHANTKVQEGGNLTFVCQVTGVPMPVVRWRTNKLLSRYTVQERFWGSTLELELQLWNMSSEDNLHNLTCEAENRAGPGEEKVTLDIEFPAKIIFLHNAEQQHHWCFPFKVDGNPEPTIRWLFNGSNLTEGRYTYTQFIPDSDDGSVKHGCLFLNKPTHLNNGLYTIIVENRLGVDEATATGMFMDNPFDPFDPEGIIPVPTNKSNEDVTENLESRVFGVSVAVGLAVFACTFILIMVLVINKCGQQSKFGIHRSSVLGTEDDLAVSLRFMNFGASPPSSDDSGMSSFVENPQYFCGIFKDKDMCVQHIKRQDIVLKWELGEGAFGKVYLAECANLSPDSDKMLVAIKTLKDANESTRQDFQREAELLTVLQHQNIVRFYGVCTDGEPLAMVFEYMRHGDLNRFLRAHGPDAHILEEVKMPPLGQLTLPQMLHIAAQIASGMVYLASLHFVHRDLATRNCLVGDMGEGLMVKIGDFGMSRDIYSTDYYRVGGRTMLPIRWMPPESIMYRKFTTESDIWSFGVVLWEIFTYGKQPWYQLSNSEAIECITQGRELERPRTCPKEVHSLMQGCWQREPQQRLVIKDIHSRLLSLVKSPPIYLDILG; this is encoded by the exons ATGGCTGTGGGTTCTGCTCCATGGGCCGCCCCACTGGCCCTGGTACTACTGGCAATCACCCTGGCAGTGCCAGCTCTGGGAGGGTGCCCATCCGCCTGCCGGTGCTCCTTCGCCATGCTGCAGTGCCTGGAGCCCAATGGCATTGCCACTATACCCGCGTTGGCACTACAGGAGAGCGAAAACGTCACGGAAAT TTACATCGAAAATCAAGCCGACCTGGAGAACATTACAGAAGTAGACCTTGCCAACTATAGAGAGTTGAAGAATCT CACGGTCACGTTCTGCAGGCTGGCGTACATCTCGGCTAATGCTTTCCAACACAACATCAAGCTCCAATATGT AAACCTGGCATCTAACTCCCTGGAGCATATCAGTTGGAAGGTGTTCCATTTTCTTCCCCTGCTCAACCT GGTTTTGAGGGACAACCCCCTTGAGTGCTCCTGTGATATCCATTGGCTGCAGCAATGGCAGCTTAACGACCACAGTGACCTTGACAACCAACCGCTACATTGCCTCTCCAATGGCCATGCCCGACGGTTGGACTCCTTAGTGATGGAGAATTGCA CTGTACCGGATGTCGCCATTGTCCATGCCAACACCAAGGTCCAGGAGGGGGGCAACCTGACATTTGTGTGTCAGGTGACAGGAGTGCCCATGCCTGTAGTGAGGTGGCGCACTAATAAACTGCTGTCTCGCTATACTGTACAG GAGAGGTTCTGGGGATCCACTTTGGAGCTGGAGCTGCAGCTGTGGAATATGTCCTCAGAAGACAACCTGCACAACTTGACCTGTGAGGCAGAGAACCGGGCCGGGCCTGGAGAAGAGAAAGTGACGTTGGACATTGAAT TTCCAGCCAAAATCATATTCCTGCACAACGCCGAGCAACAGCACCACTGGTGTTTCCCCTTTAAGGTGGACGGGAACCCTGAGCCAACCATCCGCTGGCTTTTCAATGGCTCCAACCTGACCGAGGGCCGTTACACCTACACACAGTTCATTCCTGACTCGGACGACGGCTCTGTGAAGCACGGTTGTCTATTTCTCAACAAGCCCACCCACCTGAACAACGGCCTCTACACCATCATTGTGGAGAACAGACTGGGCGTGGACGAAGCCACGGCCACAGGGATGTTCATGGACAACCCCTTTGACCCCTTTGATCCTGAGGGCATCATCCCAG TTCCCACCAACAAATCTAATGAGGATGTCACTGAGAACCTGGAGAGCAGAGTGTTTGGG GTGTCGGTGGCAGTGGGTCTGGCTGTGTTTGCTTGCACCTTCATCCTCATTATGGTACTGGTCATCAACAAGTGTGGCCAGCAGTCCAAGTTTGGTATTCACC gttcaTCTGTCTTGGGAACAGAGGATGATCTTGCTGTGTCACTGCGTTTCATGAACTTTGGGGCCAGCCCTCCTTCCTCTGACGACTCTGGGATGTCCAGCTTTGTGGAGAACCCCCAGTACTTCTGTGGCATTTTCAAAGACAAAGACATGT GTGTGCAGCACATTAAAAGACAGGACATAGTTCTGAAGTGGGAACTAGGTGAGGGGGCATTTGGCAAAGTCTACCTGGCAGAGTGTGCCAACCTCAGTCCGGACAGTGACAAAATGCTGGTGGCCATCAAG ACTCTGAAGGATGCCAATGAGTCGACCCGGCAGGACTTCCAGAGAGAGGCTGAGCTGCTCACAGTCCTCCAGCACCAGAACATTGTTCGCTTCTATGGAGTGTGTACAGATGGCGAGCCACTGGCGATGGTGTTTGAATACATGAGACATGGAGACCTCAACCGCTTCCTCAG AGCGCACGGTCCAGACGCCCATATCCTGGAGGAGGTGAAGATGCCCCCGCTGGGCCAGCTCACTCTTCCCCAGATGCTGCACATCGCCGCCCAGATCGCCTCAGGCATGGTCTACCTGGCCTCCCTTCACTTTGTGCACCGGGACCTGGCCACACGCAACTGCCTGGTGGGAGATATGGGAGAGGGTCTGATGGTCAAGATAGGAGACTTCGGCATGTCCCGGGACATCTACAGCACAGACTACTACAGG GTGGGTGGGCGTACGATGCTTCCTATTCGCTGGATGCCCCCGGAAAGCATCATGTACAGGAAGTTCACCACGGAGAGTGATATCTGGAGCTTTGGAGTGGTCCTCTGGGAGATCTTCACCTATGGGAAACAGCCCTGGTACCAGCTCTCCAACAGCGAG